AAAAAGGCGCTGATATAAAGGGGAGCAGAAAGGGTATCCAATCCGTTCTTACCAGCCATCCAAGCTGTAAGAATTAGTGTGCCTGACAGAATCACAGCAATCAATTCAAGATATACTGGCCAATCTATAGACGTTTTAGGCTGTTGTTCAGTGAGAGTAGTCATAGTTTTTTCCTCCTAATTGATAATGATAGTCAATTTCAAATGGTTCGTTAAAGTATGAAAGTCGGTTCCCATTGTTGGGAACCGACTAAATTCAATAGATGATAATTTATATCAGTTAATAATAATTATCGTTAATAATTTATAGTATATCCAAACGGAAAAGAAATAGATACTACTTTGTATTGAAGGTTGGGGGTTGAGGGAGTTAGAAGTGAGTGAGGTTTGTCGTAGAGTGCCCACTAGTTCACTTTACTTCACAAAATATGGATCTACTGATTATAAAAAAGCAGCTTATGCCGGGAATTAACCCGACATAAGCTGCTTTAATCAATTAGCTAAATACTTTCTCTTTAAACTGTCCGAGTTTTTCAAGAGAAGACTTGTCGACATCGGCGTGCAAGCTGTTACCATGCGAGTCCATCGTAACAACTGCGGTAAAATCTTTAACGCGCAGATGCCACATTGCTTCAGGTATACCGAATTGAAGAAGGTCAACACCTTCGACTTTTTTAATGCAATCGGCATAATACTGTGCTGCGCCACCGATTGCGTTCAAGTAGACGCCACCGTGTTCTTCGAGAGCGGCAAGAGTTTTCGGACCCATTCCACCTTTGCCTATGACAGCGCGAACCCCGAACTTTTTCATAATGTCGCCTTGATACGGTTCTTCACGGGCCGATGTTGTAGGTCCTGCAGCTTTGATTTCATAACTGCCATCTTCATTTTTCATGACTACGGGGCCACAATGATAAATGATTTGTCCATTAAGGTCGATAGGTGAGTCATTTTCTGATAAATATTTATGGATTGCATCACGCCCTGTATACATCATTCCGCTGATTTTGACGACATCGCCGACATTTAAATCACGAATCTGTTCTTCGGAAATCGGAGCTGTGAGCTCGACAGTGCGTGCAGATTGTTTTACTTCATCTTTCTTTGCATCATCTTCGGTGAAAGCAATTTTTTCACCGTCATTGTAATGCCAGTTCGTTATTTCACCAGAACTAGCATCGATATCGACAGCCATTCGGCGGTATGCCCAACAGTTATAAGCTACAGAAACATAGAAGCTTGCGGGGATCCGATGCATGACACCGATTTTGCAACCAAGTAAAGTAACTTCGCCTCCGAAGCCCATTGTCCCTATGCCGAGTTTGTTTGCTGATTCCAGGATATACTCTTCAAGTTCTGAAAGTTTTGGATTTGGATTCAAATCATCGACGTTACGGAAAAGCTGGTCTTTCGCAAGTTCATAACCTGAAGCGCGGTCTCCGCCGATTCCAACGCCGATGAAGCCTGCTGAACAACCTTGTCCTTGAGCTTG
This Sporosarcina sp. ANT_H38 DNA region includes the following protein-coding sequences:
- a CDS encoding fumarate hydratase, whose amino-acid sequence is MYIEQIEKSMYDLICETSTNLPKDVRRKILAARESEDAGTRAAMSLDTIAKNINMADEKMSPICQDTGMPTFKIKTPVGVNQIEIKAAIKRAIVQATKDTKLRPNSVDSLTGDNSGDNLGTGVPVVKFEQWEQDHIEVKLILKGGGCENKNIQYSLPAELDGLGRAGRDLDGIRKCILHSVYQAQGQGCSAGFIGVGIGGDRASGYELAKDQLFRNVDDLNPNPKLSELEEYILESANKLGIGTMGFGGEVTLLGCKIGVMHRIPASFYVSVAYNCWAYRRMAVDIDASSGEITNWHYNDGEKIAFTEDDAKKDEVKQSARTVELTAPISEEQIRDLNVGDVVKISGMMYTGRDAIHKYLSENDSPIDLNGQIIYHCGPVVMKNEDGSYEIKAAGPTTSAREEPYQGDIMKKFGVRAVIGKGGMGPKTLAALEEHGGVYLNAIGGAAQYYADCIKKVEGVDLLQFGIPEAMWHLRVKDFTAVVTMDSHGNSLHADVDKSSLEKLGQFKEKVFS